CGGTCGCTACCTGATGACCGGAAAAATGAATTTGAAAAACGAGTGGCTCATTTTTTGAGTACCGTTCGAATCGAAGGTGTTGGAACGACGGTCGATGAACTGGACAAAGTACTGGTTGCCAGTAGTGCCATCATTCCTATATTCGGATTTACGGATTGGTACTACCCGCTCACGAACGTATTGCTGTATGCCGACCGATTCAATGCGGATTATCAGACAGAGGGCGATAATCGGATGATACTGGGCATGGTAGGTGAAGGGGGGGCCTTACAAAGTACAATGGTTTTATCGAAACCAGCTTTGCATGAAGGGTTCACTAACAAAACCAGCAAGGGAAACACAGGTATCCATGAGTTTGTGCATCTGCTGGATAAAGTTGATGGGGCTACCGATGGGTTACCGGAATATCTGCTGGAAAAAGACCACATTAAACCGTGGTTGCTGCTCATTCATAAAAGTATTCACGACATCAGGGCCAATCGGTCGGACATTGATCCGTATGGCATTACAAACGAAGCGGAGTTCTTTGCCGTTGTATCGGAGTATTTTTTCAAACGGCCTGATCTACTACAGGAAAAGCACCCGGCCTTGTTTGCCCGGCTGGAAGAAATCTTTCATCAGAATCCACTCGCTAATGATAAGACAGTAAGCTGAGTAGAAACGGGTAAATACAACCGATTGGCGGCTTATGGTAACGCATATAAACCCGTCGCTATTTTCTCATGAAACTCGTTGTTGTGAAGTCATCCACGATTCGTCAGGCTCTTTTACTCACCGCATTGACTGGCCTAGTGCTGACAAAGGCGCTGGCGCAGATTGGCGTTGGAGCCAAACCTATCAAAGGAGCCGAAGTGCTCTTTGACGGTTCCCGGAAAATGCTCGATGAAAAATGGACGTACTGGGAAGGCCCACGATTGGCGGCCACGTTGCCCATCAAATGGAAAATAGAGAAAGATCCAGCCGGACCCGGTACAGTTATGAATACCAACGACCCTGCGGCTGCGGGAGGGAAATATGGTTCTGCCGATATTGTTACGAAAGAGACCTTCCGCGATTTCCGACTGCATATCGAGTTTTACATCAGCAAACCTGGTGGCAATAGTGGGGTGTATTTGCAGAATCGTTACGAAATTCAGGTGCTGGATGGCGACTCCACCAGTCATGGCCTGGCGGCTGTGATCAACGAAACGCCATCACCGTATTATGCGTACAACGGCGTCGGGAAGTGGAATGCGTATGATATTCAGTTTCGGGCCGCTCGATTTGAGAATGGCAAGCGGGTCGAACCGGCTATGGTGACCATGTACTTCAACGGTAAGAAAGTGCATAGCAATCAGAAAATCAGCCAGGTATGGGGTGGGCCTAATTCGGGTATCGACGGGGGCAACGATGGCGGCAAGGGCATTACCGATACCCCCGGCGGCTTAAAACTTCAGGCTGAAGGCCACGACGTATTTTACCGTAATATCTGGATCAAGCCCCTGGATCTGAAAGCCTCGAATACGGATTTTTGATTAGTACGAATAGCGAAACTATTGGCTGTTCATTTTGCCGATCAATAATTCGATTATCTAACCGAATACACAAAACTGCTTGGTAGGCCAGCGTGAGCAATAGTAGGTTTGGGGGTTAAAATAATCTTACCTCATTGTGAACCAGAAGCTTGCTATTTATGGATTTAGATAAAATCAAGTATGTTTTTTTAGGGCTCTTTGCGTTGCTGGGTACTGTTTTCCTGATTGTGGCCTACATGACGTGGCAATCGACGCAGCAGATTGTGAAAACGGGGATTGAAACGAAAGGGATGGTTATCGGTAGCCATTACAATCATGACAGTCAGGGCCGGAGGACCAATTCGCAGGCGCCGGTTATTCAGTTTACAACTCAGCAGGGCCAGTCCATTACCTACTACTCCAACACCTACACATCGCCCCCAAGCTTTACCGTTGGCGAACGCGTTACACTTTGGTATCGGCCCAATAACCCGCAGGAAGATATTGTCCTGGAAGGTGTAGATGGCTGGATTTTGCCGGCTGTGTTTGGTTTGCTGGGTGTTGTATTCTCACTGATTGGCTATCCTCTGCTAATTATGTCCTTGCGGAAAGATGGACGAATAAAAGCCGTATCGCAGGGTTTTTAGGCTTTCTGGTATCATTTTAAAGGGTGTGCTTTTAGGCGATATACAAGTAGTGGACCCTATAAAAGGCAGGGCGCAGAGATGCGCTGGAAGGTTGCCGCAATCGACCCGTTTATTGCCGCATTTGCCCTCCTCGCTTCTCGGGCTTTCAGGGTATTTTTGTTACGTAAACATCAAATACAACTCCGTATGGCAACGAAAATCTTTGTAAACCTGCCCGTTAAAAACCTGCAAAAGTCCGTCGAATTCTTCACACAAGTGGGGTATACATTCAACCCACAGTTTACGGATCAGAACGGTACCTGTATGATTATCAGCGATGATATCTATGTGATGCTGCTCGT
This window of the Spirosoma aerolatum genome carries:
- a CDS encoding M90 family metallopeptidase encodes the protein MIFLISIPVLLVLGWLIWQYARPRTIDTSAIAATYPQLLQQYVAYYRSLPDDRKNEFEKRVAHFLSTVRIEGVGTTVDELDKVLVASSAIIPIFGFTDWYYPLTNVLLYADRFNADYQTEGDNRMILGMVGEGGALQSTMVLSKPALHEGFTNKTSKGNTGIHEFVHLLDKVDGATDGLPEYLLEKDHIKPWLLLIHKSIHDIRANRSDIDPYGITNEAEFFAVVSEYFFKRPDLLQEKHPALFARLEEIFHQNPLANDKTVS
- a CDS encoding 3-keto-disaccharide hydrolase; this encodes MKLVVVKSSTIRQALLLTALTGLVLTKALAQIGVGAKPIKGAEVLFDGSRKMLDEKWTYWEGPRLAATLPIKWKIEKDPAGPGTVMNTNDPAAAGGKYGSADIVTKETFRDFRLHIEFYISKPGGNSGVYLQNRYEIQVLDGDSTSHGLAAVINETPSPYYAYNGVGKWNAYDIQFRAARFENGKRVEPAMVTMYFNGKKVHSNQKISQVWGGPNSGIDGGNDGGKGITDTPGGLKLQAEGHDVFYRNIWIKPLDLKASNTDF
- a CDS encoding DUF3592 domain-containing protein, which encodes MDLDKIKYVFLGLFALLGTVFLIVAYMTWQSTQQIVKTGIETKGMVIGSHYNHDSQGRRTNSQAPVIQFTTQQGQSITYYSNTYTSPPSFTVGERVTLWYRPNNPQEDIVLEGVDGWILPAVFGLLGVVFSLIGYPLLIMSLRKDGRIKAVSQGF